The following proteins are encoded in a genomic region of Candidatus Kryptobacter tengchongensis:
- a CDS encoding DNA-binding transcriptional regulator, ArsR family, which translates to MAKVKISKVAKALADETRCKIFELIARSKEISCKEITEKMGLRQPTISHHLKALQEGGLVNVRREGQYHYFSLNKQVLEEFSNYLSKFLN; encoded by the coding sequence ATGGCAAAGGTAAAAATTTCAAAAGTTGCAAAAGCACTTGCAGATGAAACAAGATGTAAAATTTTTGAATTGATCGCAAGATCAAAAGAAATAAGCTGTAAGGAAATAACCGAAAAAATGGGATTGAGACAGCCGACGATATCACATCATTTGAAAGCTTTACAGGAAGGCGGACTCGTAAATGTTAGAAGAGAAGGACAGTATCACTATTTCAGTTTGAACAAGCAAGTTTTAGAGGAATTTTCAAACTATCTCTCAAAATTTTTAAACTAA